Below is a genomic region from Kribbella qitaiheensis.
CCGGCCGGCCAGGTGCGGCCGACGCTCGGTCACATCCAGGCAGGACCGGACCAGCGGCCGCCCGCTTCGTCCGCCGACCGAGATGCCGAGATTCTCCAACCAGCGTTGGCCTTCCGGCGTCAGCACGACGCCGTCCGACCAGTCGAGCAGCCCGCGTTCGGTCATCGCATCCGTCAACGCGACGCCGAGCCGCCCGGCGAGGTGGTCGTAGCAGGTGCGCGCTCGCGCGAAGGCATCTCGCTTACTCGCCGCGGCGAGGCTGGTAGCGACCTCCGTACGACGGGGTGCCAGCGCCGCCAGTCCCTCCAGCAGTTCAGCCGTCTCAGGCCCGGCCAACTTCACGTACCGATGGCGTCCTTGCCGTACTTCGGTGAGCAGCCCGCCGGACACCAATTGATTCAAGTGTTCGCTGATGGTCGGTCGCGAAACCCCTGCCAGGCGGGCGAGCTCGGTGGCGGTCCAGGCGCGGCCGTCGAGCAGCGCGAGGCAGACCGTGGCCCGGGTGCCGTCCGCGAGCATTCGCGCCCAGGCGGCGAGCTCCTGCCCTTCGCTAGCTATGTTCACCCGACCATCCTGCCTCGCCGATGGTTCGGCGCACACCGAAGCGTCCGGCTCGTAGCGTCAAACGTATGACGCACCTGACGATCGAACCGTCCATCCTGTACGTCGGAACGCCGGTCGAACTGTTGTCCACCGAGAACTCCGACGGCACCTTCAATCTCGCCCCGATGTCGTCCGCCTGGGCGCTCGGCGAGGTCGTCGTCCTCGGGCTGGGCGCGGAAGGCCAGACAGTCGCCAATCTCCGGCAGCGTCCTGACCTGGTGATCAACTTTCCCTCGCCGGAGTTGTGGCGCAACGTCGAGCGGATCGCCGGCTGTACCGGGCGCGGGCCGGTTCCGGAGAGCAAGCAGGACCGGTTCCGGTACGAGCCGGCCAAGTTCGAGACCGCCGGGCTGACGCCTGTCCCGTCCGAGCTGGTCCGGCCGCCACGGGTCGCCGAATGTCCCCTGCAGTTCGAGGCGCGAGCGGTCGACGTACGACTGGATGCTGCGGGCAACTTCTTTGTGGTACAGGCGAAGGTGCTTCGGGTGCACGCGGACGAGCGCGTCGTAGTACCGGGCACGTCGTACGTCGATCCCGCCGCCTGGTCGCCGCTCATCTACAACTTCCGGCACTACTTCGGCCTCGGTCAGGAACTCGGCGAGTCGTTCAGGACCGAGACGCCGCGAGCACATGCTTCAGCCGGTCCGGCTCTTCACCGCTGAGCACCACGTCGAGCTCGGCCAGGCATTCATGCGAAGTATGCGGTGGTGTGGCTTGCCTGGTTCGGCGAGGATGGGGGTCTGTCCGCAATTGGAGGAATCTTGACGAATCTCTCGTATCCGAAGCCTGAAGGTGTTGCCCCGGGCAACGGATATAGCCATGTCGTGACCGGTCCGGGACGCTGGGTGGCGATCGCCGGTCAGGTCGCGCTGGATGCCGACGGCAAACTGGTCGGCGACGGCGATCCGGTAGCGCAGGCGCAACAGATCTTCGCCAACCTGGACAGCTGTCTCGCTGCGGCCGGGGCGACCTTCGCGGATGTCGTGAAGCTCAACTTCTTCGTCACCGACATCGCCTTCCTGCCGGCTCTGCGAGTCGCGCGTGACGCCTACGTCGACACGGCCAACCCGCCCGCCAGTACTGCGGTGCAGGTGGTCGCGTTGTTCAGCCCGGAGGCGCTGATCGAGGTCGAGGCCTACGCGGTGGTGAACGACTAGCGCAGTAGGTCGACCGCTACCCGGGCGGCTTCGCCGATGGCGGCGTCGACCCGGGGGAGGCGGCGGTCTCCCCTTGCGGCGAGGGTGAGGACGGCGACGGCGTACGCGTCTCCGCCGGCCAACGTCACCACGGCCGCTTCGTGCCGGAGTGCTCCGAAGGTGCCGGTCTTCCCGGCGACACGCACCCCGTCGTACGGGAAGCCGGACGCGATGCGGTGCTGGAAGATCTGCCGTTCCATTGTGGTTCGGGCGAAGTGCGTTTGCTCTGGTGAGAGCAGTTGGCCGGTCCACAGAAGGGCCAGGAGGCGCGTGAGTTCGCGCGCTGTGCCTGCTGAGGCGTTGGCCGCTTCGTAGACGCCGGCGGGGTGGGTTTGATCGTTGTCCGCCAGTACTGCGAGCGCGGCGGCGGGGTCGGGTGCTCCGGTACTGCGTTGCAACGCGCGGAGGCTGTCGGCGGCTCCTCGTCGGATCCGGGTCTTCTCCAAGCCGAAGTCGCGCAGGATCGTAGCGAGCCGGTCGAGGCCGACTTGGTCGAGGAGCGCGTCCGCGGCGGCATTGTCGGAGACGGTCATCATCATGACGGCGAGATCGCGGCGCGAGAAGGTGACGGGATCGGCAAGCAGGGAAAGGCCTGTCGGCCCCGGAGTCCTTGCTGCTGGCAACAGTGTGATCTGCTCTCGCGGGTCGAGCTCGCCTTGGTCGACAAGGCGGCAGAAGCCGGTCAGCAGTGGCAACTTGTAGACGGACGCCAGCGGTACGACGACGTCGGGGTCGAGCTCGACGCTCTCGTCCGGCCGGTCGAGCGGAGTCGCGTGCAGCCAACCGCGAACGCCGGCGTCCTCGAAGATCGCGCGAATCCGCGCGCTCGAACGCGCCGCAGCGGCGCGGCTTCCGGTCGAGTGGGTGCCGCTGGCGCGATCTACGGGCGACCGTGGCTGAGGTGGCGTGGTCATGGCGCCGTCAAGGCCTGGATCAGGTGGGGGATGACCTCGGCAGGTAGGGCGGGCGGCGTACGGGACTGTGGCCAGACCAAGCGGAGCCTGACTGGGAGCGGGTCGCCGACCAGACGATGGCGGCCGACTCCTGCTGCTTCCAGCGTCGGGTCCGGGGTCAAGAGGATCGCTTGACTCGCTGCAGCCATCGCCAGTCCAGCGCGTTCGTCTG
It encodes:
- a CDS encoding RidA family protein: MTNLSYPKPEGVAPGNGYSHVVTGPGRWVAIAGQVALDADGKLVGDGDPVAQAQQIFANLDSCLAAAGATFADVVKLNFFVTDIAFLPALRVARDAYVDTANPPASTAVQVVALFSPEALIEVEAYAVVND
- a CDS encoding serine hydrolase, with amino-acid sequence MTTPPQPRSPVDRASGTHSTGSRAAAARSSARIRAIFEDAGVRGWLHATPLDRPDESVELDPDVVVPLASVYKLPLLTGFCRLVDQGELDPREQITLLPAARTPGPTGLSLLADPVTFSRRDLAVMMMTVSDNAAADALLDQVGLDRLATILRDFGLEKTRIRRGAADSLRALQRSTGAPDPAAALAVLADNDQTHPAGVYEAANASAGTARELTRLLALLWTGQLLSPEQTHFARTTMERQIFQHRIASGFPYDGVRVAGKTGTFGALRHEAAVVTLAGGDAYAVAVLTLAARGDRRLPRVDAAIGEAARVAVDLLR
- a CDS encoding flavin reductase family protein; this encodes MTHLTIEPSILYVGTPVELLSTENSDGTFNLAPMSSAWALGEVVVLGLGAEGQTVANLRQRPDLVINFPSPELWRNVERIAGCTGRGPVPESKQDRFRYEPAKFETAGLTPVPSELVRPPRVAECPLQFEARAVDVRLDAAGNFFVVQAKVLRVHADERVVVPGTSYVDPAAWSPLIYNFRHYFGLGQELGESFRTETPRAHASAGPALHR
- a CDS encoding ArsR/SmtB family transcription factor, coding for MNIASEGQELAAWARMLADGTRATVCLALLDGRAWTATELARLAGVSRPTISEHLNQLVSGGLLTEVRQGRHRYVKLAGPETAELLEGLAALAPRRTEVATSLAAASKRDAFARARTCYDHLAGRLGVALTDAMTERGLLDWSDGVVLTPEGQRWLENLGISVGGRSGRPLVRSCLDVTERRPHLAGRVGAALCEHALKQGWVSHITGGRALKVTGSVRDLGLPAGVVQDLLSRG